A genomic stretch from Desulfotignum balticum DSM 7044 includes:
- a CDS encoding branched-chain amino acid ABC transporter permease — protein sequence MTIFYQVVLDGLMNGMLYALVAVGLSLIWGVMDVINFAHGEFLMIAMYVAYWLGFIFYVDPLISWMASGVFVFMVAALTYQLIIRHTVGKPPLSSLLATFGLAMMLKNVCLNQFSPNFRLLSDTVLGGKVLHLGGVIISMPQLVTALFALVVVGLTYVLIHRTRLGWAIQATAMDKEAAELMGINTERIYLLVFGLGGACVGIAGGLMPSYLAVHPEVGTLFGLIAFVIVAMGGFGSIFGALLAALLIGLVEALSGFYIAPVFKYVAVFGLYLVVVMIRPRGFFGW from the coding sequence ATGACAATATTTTATCAAGTGGTCCTGGACGGGCTGATGAACGGCATGCTCTATGCACTGGTGGCCGTGGGACTGAGCCTGATCTGGGGCGTAATGGACGTGATCAACTTTGCCCATGGTGAATTTCTCATGATCGCCATGTACGTGGCCTACTGGCTGGGATTTATTTTTTATGTGGATCCTTTGATTTCCTGGATGGCATCAGGGGTGTTCGTGTTTATGGTAGCGGCCCTGACCTATCAGCTCATCATCCGGCATACCGTGGGAAAGCCTCCCCTTTCCTCACTGCTGGCCACATTTGGTCTGGCCATGATGCTGAAAAACGTCTGTCTGAACCAGTTTTCACCCAACTTCAGACTGCTCTCCGACACTGTTCTCGGGGGAAAAGTCCTGCATCTGGGCGGGGTGATCATCTCCATGCCCCAGCTGGTCACGGCCCTTTTCGCCCTGGTGGTGGTGGGATTGACATATGTACTCATCCACCGCACCCGCCTGGGGTGGGCTATCCAGGCCACGGCCATGGACAAGGAAGCAGCGGAACTCATGGGCATCAACACCGAGAGGATTTATCTTCTGGTCTTTGGTCTGGGCGGGGCCTGTGTGGGTATCGCCGGAGGACTGATGCCTTCCTATCTGGCCGTGCATCCCGAAGTGGGCACACTGTTCGGGCTCATCGCTTTCGTGATTGTGGCCATGGGCGGATTCGGCAGCATTTTCGGCGCACTTCTTGCGGCCCTGCTGATCGGTCTTGTGGAAGCACTCAGTGGTTTTTACATTGCCCCTGTGTTTAAATACGTGGCGGTCTTCGGCCTGTACCTGGTGGTCGTCATGATCCGGCCCCGGGGCTTTTTTGGATGGTAA